A region of Candidatus Chlorobium masyuteum DNA encodes the following proteins:
- a CDS encoding bifunctional aminoglycoside phosphotransferase/ATP-binding protein, which produces MEPLREALSHPAAYRHDTGTIEVVETHISWIFITRDFAYKVKKPLDLGFLDFSTLEKRLHCCREELRLNRRLCPEIYLSVVPIIRHGEQLLLDEDGKSEGDIIDYAVKMVRFDRTMELDRMMAAGKLRGEHIDTLSLLIARFHEALAPAPPESGFGLPENVIKPVLNNFLHMEPVLDITGEKERIDALKAWSLQEHQARHQLFLNRKRNGSIRQCHGDMHTGNMVLWREQILIFDCIEFSDMLSIIDVISDLAFLFMDLEHAGLIALAWRLLNGYLAETGDYGALPLLRFYAMYRAMVRAKVTAIRYSQTTEPAAAAKSLEEHRSYLELAETYTRKKSPLLCITFGVSGSGKSHLLTALAPEIPAIHLRSDVERKRIAGLKPLQRSKQEGTLSIYTDEISRATYTRLFELAELCISEGIAVVVDATFLKRERRKVFMELAALRNTPFRILHVHAPEMLLFDRVQKRFREGSDASEADSAVLKAQLASMEPLSAEEEAVSISIDTSQEIDTGAIAEQLRLLRS; this is translated from the coding sequence ATGGAACCGCTGAGAGAAGCACTTTCACACCCCGCAGCATACCGCCATGATACCGGTACCATCGAGGTTGTTGAAACCCATATCTCCTGGATTTTCATCACCCGCGACTTCGCCTACAAGGTAAAAAAGCCGCTCGATCTCGGATTTCTTGATTTCTCCACCCTCGAAAAACGCCTTCACTGCTGCCGTGAGGAGCTGCGGCTCAACCGGAGGCTCTGTCCTGAAATTTACCTTTCTGTAGTGCCGATTATCCGCCATGGAGAGCAGCTGCTGCTTGATGAAGATGGAAAAAGTGAAGGCGATATTATCGACTACGCTGTCAAAATGGTACGCTTTGACCGTACCATGGAGCTCGACCGGATGATGGCTGCCGGAAAACTTCGCGGTGAGCATATTGACACACTCTCGCTCCTGATTGCCCGTTTCCACGAGGCTCTCGCTCCCGCTCCGCCCGAAAGCGGATTCGGACTGCCGGAGAATGTGATCAAACCGGTGCTCAACAATTTTCTGCATATGGAGCCGGTGCTCGATATAACCGGGGAAAAAGAGCGGATTGACGCCCTCAAGGCATGGAGCCTTCAGGAGCATCAAGCGCGCCATCAACTCTTTCTGAATCGAAAGCGTAACGGTTCAATCCGCCAGTGCCATGGCGACATGCATACCGGAAACATGGTGCTCTGGCGTGAGCAGATCCTTATTTTTGACTGCATCGAGTTCAGCGACATGCTCAGTATCATTGATGTCATCAGTGATCTCGCCTTTCTCTTTATGGATCTTGAGCATGCCGGACTTATTGCTCTTGCGTGGCGCCTCCTGAACGGCTATCTGGCAGAAACCGGCGATTACGGCGCCCTGCCGCTGCTGCGCTTTTACGCCATGTACCGGGCAATGGTGAGGGCAAAAGTAACGGCAATCCGTTACAGCCAGACAACCGAGCCTGCCGCTGCGGCAAAGAGCCTCGAAGAGCACCGTTCATACCTTGAGCTTGCGGAAACGTATACCCGGAAAAAGAGCCCCCTGCTCTGCATAACATTCGGGGTATCCGGCAGCGGAAAAAGCCATCTCCTCACCGCTCTCGCTCCGGAAATCCCGGCAATCCATCTGCGTTCGGATGTTGAACGAAAAAGGATTGCCGGCCTCAAGCCGCTTCAGAGAAGCAAACAGGAGGGTACTCTGTCAATCTACACCGATGAGATCAGCCGGGCAACCTACACGCGCCTCTTTGAACTTGCGGAACTCTGCATCAGTGAAGGTATTGCGGTTGTGGTGGATGCCACCTTCCTGAAGAGAGAACGACGCAAGGTGTTCATGGAACTTGCAGCTCTTCGAAACACACCGTTCAGGATTCTTCATGTTCATGCTCCGGAAATGCTGCTCTTTGATCGGGTGCAAAAACGATTCCGTGAAGGGAGTGATGCCTCTGAAGCAGACAGTGCTGTACTCAAGGCACAGCTTGCATCAATGGAGCCGCTCAGTGCAGAGGAAGAGGCCGTAAGCATATCGATAGATACCTCTCAGGAGATCGATACAGGAGCCATTGCCGAGCAGTTGCGATTGCTGAGAAGCTGA
- a CDS encoding universal stress protein — translation MIHLSKILCPADYSATSDNAVRYAIEFARQVGAHVRILHIVTPQAPCVKVPEGDAPECLIPEEDDAIPENISTLLMAEIKKGLSADIRILRGEASKVISEQARLWGADLIIMGSHGRSGLQRLMMGSVAEDVFRSSDIPVLLVKKSAADKVVVE, via the coding sequence ATGATCCATCTCTCCAAGATACTCTGCCCGGCCGATTATTCTGCCACTTCTGACAATGCTGTTCGCTACGCAATTGAATTTGCCCGGCAGGTTGGTGCTCATGTCAGGATTCTGCATATCGTCACTCCGCAGGCTCCCTGCGTGAAGGTGCCGGAAGGTGATGCGCCGGAGTGCCTTATACCGGAAGAGGATGATGCTATCCCTGAAAATATTTCAACGCTACTGATGGCGGAGATAAAAAAGGGATTGAGTGCCGATATACGCATTCTCAGGGGAGAGGCATCCAAAGTGATCAGTGAACAGGCCCGCCTCTGGGGTGCTGATCTCATTATTATGGGCTCCCATGGCCGAAGCGGTCTGCAACGGCTGATGATGGGCAGTGTTGCTGAAGATGTTTTCCGTTCCTCTGATATTCCTGTTCTCCTGGTTAAAAAGAGTGCTGCAGACAAAGTTGTTGTCGAGTGA
- a CDS encoding fumarate hydratase: MKNFRESILTLVTETSANLPSDVRCAISRAIDQEDPSSQAGLAMSTISVNIDMAVDNISPICQDTGMPTFFIHTPRGVDQLQMKKEIEEAIAEASRSGKLRPNAVDAFTGKNSGNNLGDHFPVIHFEPWEKSEIEVKLILKGGGCENKNIQYSLPMEIPGLGSASRDLEGVRKCLLHAVYQAQGQGCSPGFIGVGIGGDRTSGFELAKKQLFRRIDDRNPDSELDLLEQDILRKANTMEIGPMGFGGKTTLLGCKIGKSHRVPASFYVSVAYNCWAYRRLGVLLDPENGSIVHWQYRDSDEIKRMARGEGIPLTGKEVVLQAPVSEEQIRSLKVGDMVLINGEMHTGRDAFHHYIMHHDLPEHLDTNGGVLFHCGPVVLKNADGSYRVTAAGPTTSSREEPYQADVIKKLGLRAIIGKGGMGPKTLKGLQDHGAVYLNAIGGAAQYYARCIEKVTGVDFLEEMGVPEAMWHLQVNAFPAIVTMDSHGNSLHSKIDEESLRRLGKFATESH, encoded by the coding sequence ATGAAAAACTTCAGGGAGTCCATACTTACCCTTGTTACTGAAACTTCGGCAAATCTGCCGAGTGACGTGCGTTGTGCAATTTCAAGAGCAATTGATCAGGAAGACCCAAGCTCCCAGGCCGGTCTTGCCATGTCTACCATATCGGTTAACATCGATATGGCTGTTGACAATATTTCGCCGATATGCCAGGATACCGGTATGCCGACCTTTTTTATTCATACTCCTCGCGGTGTTGATCAGCTTCAGATGAAAAAGGAGATAGAGGAGGCCATCGCTGAAGCGTCCAGATCCGGCAAGCTTCGCCCGAATGCGGTGGATGCCTTTACGGGAAAAAACTCCGGCAATAATCTCGGTGACCATTTTCCGGTGATCCATTTTGAACCATGGGAGAAGAGTGAGATAGAGGTAAAGCTGATTCTCAAGGGTGGTGGGTGTGAGAACAAAAATATTCAGTATTCGCTGCCGATGGAGATCCCCGGACTGGGGAGTGCGTCACGTGATCTGGAGGGTGTACGCAAATGTCTGCTGCATGCGGTTTATCAGGCGCAGGGGCAGGGGTGCAGCCCTGGGTTTATTGGCGTAGGCATTGGAGGTGACCGTACCAGCGGCTTTGAGCTTGCCAAGAAGCAGCTCTTTCGCCGCATTGACGATCGTAACCCAGACAGTGAGCTCGACCTGCTTGAGCAGGATATTCTCCGGAAAGCCAATACGATGGAGATCGGCCCCATGGGGTTCGGCGGCAAGACCACGCTGCTTGGCTGTAAAATCGGCAAGTCACACCGGGTTCCTGCAAGTTTTTATGTTTCGGTGGCCTATAACTGCTGGGCATACCGCCGCCTTGGTGTACTGCTTGACCCTGAAAACGGCTCTATTGTCCACTGGCAGTATCGTGACAGCGATGAGATCAAACGGATGGCAAGGGGTGAAGGTATTCCTCTCACCGGTAAGGAGGTTGTTCTCCAAGCTCCGGTATCCGAAGAGCAGATCCGCAGCCTCAAGGTCGGCGATATGGTGCTCATCAACGGTGAAATGCATACAGGCCGCGATGCTTTCCATCACTATATCATGCATCACGACCTTCCCGAACATCTTGACACCAATGGGGGAGTGCTCTTTCACTGCGGTCCGGTTGTGCTGAAAAATGCAGACGGCAGCTACCGTGTTACGGCTGCGGGGCCGACCACCTCAAGCCGTGAGGAGCCATATCAGGCGGATGTGATCAAGAAGCTCGGTTTGAGGGCGATCATCGGTAAAGGGGGTATGGGTCCGAAAACCCTCAAGGGGTTGCAGGATCATGGCGCAGTCTATCTGAACGCGATCGGTGGCGCGGCCCAGTACTATGCCCGATGTATTGAAAAAGTTACCGGTGTTGATTTTCTTGAGGAGATGGGCGTGCCTGAAGCGATGTGGCACTTGCAGGTAAATGCCTTTCCGGCTATTGTGACCATGGATTCGCACGGTAACAGCCTGCACAGCAAGATTGATGAGGAGTCGCTGCGTCGCCTCGGCAAATTTGCCACAGAGAGTCACTGA
- a CDS encoding biotin/lipoyl-containing protein: MKKIRFMDVSFRDGFQSCFGARVKTEDFLPALEAAVHAGTDNFEIGGGARFQSLYFYCEEDAFTMMDAAREIVGPDINLQTLSRGANVVGLVSQSRDIIDLHAKLFKKHGITTIRNFDALMDIRNLAYSGQCIHDAGLKHQVVVAMMGLPPGLNETYCHTPQFYLDKLKEILDADIPYDSVAFKDASGTTTPAVVHETIKGARKLLPEGTIIQFHTHDTAGMGVACNFAAITGGADIIDLSMAPVSGGTAEVDILTMWQRLRGTEYTLDIDHEKYLEVEALFIDQMYKYYMPPEATAVNPVISFSPMPGGALTANTQMMRDNNTLHLLPDVIKNMREVVVKGGFGASVTPVSQFYVQQAFANTIQGDWKKITDGYGKMVLGYFGRTPSAPDPEVVRLASEQLGLEPTTEDVHDINDRNPELGIEYNRSLLQKAHIPQTDENIFIAATCGAKGIAFLQGDCSTGIRYKADIAVEIKAKTKAEVVAAYHEAHKHDIHQKEVTHRLEELFSKPAPTETVPAASAVPKVISMAGNFTVYVDGSPFNVTFAEGSSINPQGASTQPAVSAPAPAAAPAVAAGTPVLAVMPGNVFSISVKVGDDVKEGEEVAVLEAMKMENPVKAPCAGKILSITVAKGDTIGMGEIMMTIG, from the coding sequence ATGAAAAAAATAAGGTTTATGGACGTCTCCTTTCGTGACGGGTTTCAGTCATGTTTTGGTGCAAGGGTCAAGACCGAGGATTTTCTGCCTGCACTGGAAGCCGCCGTTCATGCCGGAACCGATAACTTTGAAATAGGTGGCGGTGCCCGTTTTCAGAGCCTTTACTTCTACTGTGAAGAGGATGCCTTTACCATGATGGATGCCGCCCGGGAGATTGTCGGGCCGGATATCAATCTTCAGACCCTTTCACGCGGAGCCAATGTTGTCGGTCTGGTCTCACAGTCACGCGATATTATCGACCTGCATGCCAAACTTTTCAAGAAGCACGGCATAACCACCATCCGCAATTTCGATGCGCTGATGGATATCCGCAACCTCGCCTACTCCGGCCAGTGTATCCATGATGCCGGGCTGAAGCATCAGGTTGTTGTGGCCATGATGGGACTTCCTCCTGGTCTGAACGAGACCTATTGTCACACCCCCCAGTTCTATCTCGACAAGCTGAAGGAGATTCTTGATGCCGATATTCCCTACGACAGTGTTGCCTTCAAGGATGCTTCCGGTACCACAACGCCTGCTGTTGTTCACGAGACCATCAAGGGGGCTCGCAAGTTGCTGCCAGAAGGGACCATCATCCAGTTTCATACCCACGATACGGCAGGAATGGGCGTGGCCTGCAACTTTGCCGCCATCACCGGCGGAGCCGACATTATAGACCTCTCCATGGCTCCGGTGAGCGGAGGAACAGCGGAGGTTGATATTCTCACCATGTGGCAGCGGCTTCGCGGTACCGAATATACCCTTGACATCGATCATGAAAAATATCTTGAGGTCGAGGCGCTCTTTATCGATCAGATGTACAAATACTATATGCCGCCCGAAGCAACGGCGGTCAATCCCGTGATCTCCTTTTCACCCATGCCCGGCGGTGCCCTTACGGCAAACACCCAGATGATGCGCGACAACAACACGCTTCACCTGCTTCCGGATGTGATCAAGAACATGCGCGAAGTGGTTGTCAAAGGCGGTTTCGGCGCATCGGTAACTCCGGTTTCACAGTTCTATGTTCAGCAGGCATTTGCCAATACCATTCAGGGTGACTGGAAAAAGATCACCGACGGATATGGCAAGATGGTGCTCGGCTACTTTGGCCGCACCCCGTCTGCCCCTGATCCCGAAGTGGTCAGGCTTGCCTCCGAACAGCTCGGTCTTGAGCCGACAACGGAGGATGTGCACGACATCAACGACCGCAACCCGGAGCTTGGCATCGAGTATAACCGTTCGCTGCTTCAGAAAGCCCATATTCCGCAAACTGACGAGAACATTTTTATCGCCGCGACCTGCGGAGCCAAGGGTATTGCCTTCCTTCAGGGTGATTGCTCAACCGGTATTCGCTACAAGGCTGATATTGCAGTTGAAATCAAGGCAAAAACCAAAGCTGAGGTGGTTGCCGCATACCACGAAGCGCACAAGCACGATATCCATCAGAAGGAGGTTACCCACCGCCTTGAGGAGCTCTTCTCAAAACCCGCCCCGACAGAGACGGTTCCGGCAGCATCCGCTGTGCCAAAGGTGATCTCCATGGCCGGTAACTTTACCGTCTATGTTGATGGATCACCGTTTAATGTGACCTTTGCCGAAGGTTCATCCATCAACCCCCAGGGAGCATCAACGCAACCCGCTGTTTCTGCACCGGCACCAGCCGCCGCTCCGGCAGTAGCCGCTGGCACTCCGGTACTTGCAGTCATGCCCGGCAACGTCTTCTCGATTTCCGTCAAGGTTGGCGATGATGTGAAGGAGGGCGAAGAGGTGGCCGTCCTTGAAGCCATGAAAATGGAAAATCCGGTCAAGGCCCCCTGTGCAGGGAAAATTCTCTCCATTACGGTCGCCAAGGGTGATACCATTGGCATGGGGGAGATCATGATGACCATCGGATAG
- a CDS encoding leucine-rich repeat domain-containing protein → MEQNTYNQCPVCSYPLTVQSAVCPRCGNDILEDITSLDEQSQELHRQHTEEKKAEWYTRCLTEKLNCSPNHPAGPPVEQPPKDNGRHLYCQSDEIEYLRTISRAELLRESSARKKWWQTMTDEWKEIIKTTLKVVREPSDQELLDFLETTHLRCDNRRIHDLLPVRMLEKLQQLRCDESPVSDLEPLAHLEKLQRLYAFDCDFSSLDPLRNLTSLKLLWISSTQITTLEPVSKLSNLEELYCSETPINDLSPLKKLFKLEKLSCYKTGISSLAPLRHLENLIELGINSSYVTDLSPLSGLSNLEYLRCNKTAIENIEPLRSLAGLRELSLANTHVMTIEALEELTYLEELDISNTLVSSIDPLMQLQNLEKIELSPGNIPRDELERFIELHPECEVILRK, encoded by the coding sequence TTGGAGCAAAACACCTATAATCAGTGCCCGGTTTGCAGTTATCCGCTCACAGTGCAAAGTGCAGTATGTCCCCGATGCGGAAATGACATACTTGAAGATATCACCTCACTTGACGAGCAATCACAGGAACTTCACCGTCAGCATACAGAGGAGAAAAAGGCTGAATGGTATACCCGTTGCCTTACCGAAAAACTCAATTGCAGTCCAAACCATCCAGCTGGTCCGCCGGTTGAACAGCCTCCAAAGGATAATGGACGGCATCTGTATTGCCAGTCTGATGAGATTGAATACCTTCGCACAATCTCAAGGGCAGAGCTGCTCCGTGAGAGCAGTGCTCGTAAAAAGTGGTGGCAGACCATGACTGATGAGTGGAAAGAGATCATCAAAACCACTCTGAAAGTTGTCCGAGAACCTTCCGATCAGGAGCTGCTTGATTTTCTTGAAACCACACACCTTCGCTGTGACAACCGGAGAATTCACGACCTCCTGCCTGTCAGGATGCTTGAAAAACTTCAGCAGCTCCGCTGCGATGAGTCACCTGTTTCAGATCTTGAACCGCTGGCTCATCTTGAGAAACTGCAGCGCCTCTATGCTTTCGACTGCGACTTCTCGTCACTTGATCCCCTGCGCAACCTGACAAGCCTCAAACTGCTCTGGATTTCAAGCACACAGATCACGACACTTGAACCGGTCAGCAAGCTCTCCAATCTTGAAGAGCTCTACTGTTCCGAAACACCGATCAATGACCTTTCGCCTCTGAAAAAGCTTTTCAAGCTTGAAAAGCTGAGCTGTTACAAAACCGGGATCTCCTCCCTTGCCCCGCTCAGACATCTTGAAAATCTCATCGAACTTGGCATCAACAGCTCCTACGTTACCGACCTGTCGCCACTCTCCGGACTCAGCAACCTCGAATATCTCCGCTGTAACAAAACAGCCATCGAAAATATCGAGCCGCTGCGTTCACTTGCCGGTCTACGTGAACTGAGCCTGGCAAACACCCATGTCATGACCATCGAAGCGCTTGAAGAGCTTACCTACCTTGAGGAGCTTGACATCTCAAACACGCTCGTCTCGTCCATCGACCCTCTGATGCAGCTTCAGAACCTTGAAAAAATAGAGCTTTCGCCCGGCAACATCCCCCGTGACGAACTCGAACGCTTCATAGAGCTCCACCCCGAGTGTGAAGTAATTCTCAGAAAGTAA